The following are encoded together in the Drosophila biarmipes strain raj3 chromosome 3L, RU_DBia_V1.1, whole genome shotgun sequence genome:
- the LOC108034554 gene encoding LIM homeobox transcription factor 1-alpha isoform X1: MLEFYPMPTNLNPVGGSLYSLQQNHGGARFLDNPNPNSNPNSSSLHLSGNISGNNSPPGTASLTGHQQQQQHQQQQHQHQQHPHQQHQQHQQQHAASTTPVPINSCPTPTGHSPLSSNSNNNQSGNNNNSSSSNLNSGCNTLTAAAVAAAAAAAGVAAPSAATATSVATSQLGGAVAAAIAAAAAAAAATTATTSSAPAATGNGNGNGNGNANGAAASAAAASKLSADCSGRTEVGHIKCEKNFELCEGCGQKIHDRFLMNVGEANWHEQCLACCYCGMQLHHTCYVRNSKLYCKMDYDRLFGVKCSSCCHAILPQELVMRPIPNFVFHLPCFVCYACRLPLQKGEQFLLRDGQLFCYRHDLEKEMFLAAAAAQHCGFVGLDEEDLLRPRDGRRGPKRPRTILTSQQRKQFKASFDQSPKPCRKVREALAKDTGLSVRVVQVWFQNQRAKMKKIQRKAKQNGGSGGGSGSGRGTGGNSSATDDKDANEKEDKCVKQELGGDSSGYLGGLDSTFASQPLNPNLPFSPDDYPANSNDSFCSSDLSLDGSNFDQLDDDADSLSLNNLELQSTSSSGNQHSHSHSHSNPHDMLANLNNSLINPIDKLYLMQNSYFSSEH, translated from the exons ATGCTGGAGTTCTACCCAATGCCCACGAATCTGAATCCAGTCGGTGGCAGCTTGTACTCGCTGCAGCAGAACCATGGCGGGGCACGCTTCCTGgacaatcccaatcccaactCCAATCCGAATAGCAGCTCCCTGCACCTCAGCGGCAACATTTCCGGCAACAACAGTCCACCGGGAACGGCTTCATTAACgggccaccagcagcagcagcagcaccagcagcagcagcaccaacatcagcaacacccccaccagcaacatcagcaacaccagcagcaacacgcAGCCTCGACCACGCCAGTGCCAATTAACAGCTGCCCCACGCCCACAGGACACAGCCCcctcagcagcaacagcaacaacaaccagagcggcaacaacaacaatagcagcagcagcaacctcAACTCCGGCTGCAACACATTaacagctgctgctgttgctgctgctgcggctgctgctggtgtggCAGCTCCATCGGCAGCAACAGCCACCTCAGTGGCCACCTCGCAATTAGGCggagctgttgctgctgccattgctgccgctgctgctgctgccgctgcgacgacagcaacaacatcgTCGGCCCCCGCGGCAacaggaaacggaaatggcaatggcaacggCAATGCCAATGGAGCTGCAGCCTCGGCAGCGGCGGCATCCAAATTGTCTGCCGATTGTAGTGGACGCACAG AAGTGGGCCACATCAAGTGCGAGAAGAACTTCGAGCTGTGCGAGGGCTGTGGCCAGAAGATCCACGACCGCTTCCTGATGAACGTGGGCGAGGCCAACTGGCACGAGCAGTGCCTGGCCTGCTGCTACTGCGGCATGCAGCTGCACCACACGTGCTACGTGCGCAACTCGAAGCTCTACTGCAAGATGGACTACGACCGGCTGTTCGGGGTCAagtgctcctcctgctgccaCGCCATCCTGCCGCAGGAGCTGGTGATGCGGCCCATCCCGAACTTCGTCTTCCACCTGCCGTGCTTCGTGTGCTACGCCTGCCGTTTGCCACTGCAAAAGGGCGAGCAGTTCCTCCTGCGGGATGGCCAACTCTTCTGCTATCGCCACGATCTCGAGAAGGAGATGTTCCtggctgccgccgctgcccaGCACTGTGGATTCGTCGGGCTGGATGAGGAGGATCTGCTGAGGCCAAGAGATGGCCGGAGGGGTCCGAAGCGTCCTCGCACCATCCTCACCTCGCAGCAACGCAAACAGTTCAAGGCCTCCTTCGATCAGTCGCCGAAACCGTGTCGCAAGGTCCGCGAAGCCCTGGCCAAGGACACGGGTCTCTCGGTCCGTGTGGTCCAGGTGTGGTTCCAAAATCAGCGCGCCAAGATGAAGAAGATCCAGCGCAAGGCCAAGCAGAACGGTGGCTCCGGCGGAGGCTCAGGCAGTGGGCGCGGCACCGGTGGCAACTCGAGCGCCACCGATGACAAGGACGCCAACGAGAAGGAGGACAAGTGCGTCAAGCAGGAGCTGGGCGGAGACAGCTCGGGCTACCTGGGCGGATTGGACAGCACCTTCGCCAGCCAGCCACTCAATCCCAACTTGCCCTTCTCACCGGATG acTATCCGGCCAACTCGAATGACAGCTTCTGCAGCTCGGATCTCTCGCTGGATGGGAGCAACTTTGACCAGCTGGACGACGATGCGGACTCGCTGTCCCTGAACAATCTGGAGCTGCAGTCGACCAGCTCGTCGGGTAACCAACATTCGCACTCCCATTCCCACTCGAATCCCCACGACATGCTGGCCAACCTCAACAACAGCCTGATAAACCCCATCGACAAGCTGTATCTCATGCAGAACTCGTACTTCAGCTCTGAACATTAG
- the LOC108034554 gene encoding LIM homeobox transcription factor 1-alpha isoform X2, producing the protein MLEFYPMPTNLNPVGGSLYSLQQNHGGARFLDNPNPNSNPNSSSLHLSGNISGNNSPPGTASLTGHQQQQQHQQQQHQHQQHPHQQHQQHQQQHAASTTPVPINSCPTPTGHSPLSSNSNNNQSGNNNNSSSSNLNSGCNTLTAAAVAAAAAAAGVAAPSAATATSVATSQLGGAVAAAIAAAAAAAAATTATTSSAPAATGNGNGNGNGNANGAAASAAAASKLSADCSGRTVGHIKCEKNFELCEGCGQKIHDRFLMNVGEANWHEQCLACCYCGMQLHHTCYVRNSKLYCKMDYDRLFGVKCSSCCHAILPQELVMRPIPNFVFHLPCFVCYACRLPLQKGEQFLLRDGQLFCYRHDLEKEMFLAAAAAQHCGFVGLDEEDLLRPRDGRRGPKRPRTILTSQQRKQFKASFDQSPKPCRKVREALAKDTGLSVRVVQVWFQNQRAKMKKIQRKAKQNGGSGGGSGSGRGTGGNSSATDDKDANEKEDKCVKQELGGDSSGYLGGLDSTFASQPLNPNLPFSPDDYPANSNDSFCSSDLSLDGSNFDQLDDDADSLSLNNLELQSTSSSGNQHSHSHSHSNPHDMLANLNNSLINPIDKLYLMQNSYFSSEH; encoded by the exons ATGCTGGAGTTCTACCCAATGCCCACGAATCTGAATCCAGTCGGTGGCAGCTTGTACTCGCTGCAGCAGAACCATGGCGGGGCACGCTTCCTGgacaatcccaatcccaactCCAATCCGAATAGCAGCTCCCTGCACCTCAGCGGCAACATTTCCGGCAACAACAGTCCACCGGGAACGGCTTCATTAACgggccaccagcagcagcagcagcaccagcagcagcagcaccaacatcagcaacacccccaccagcaacatcagcaacaccagcagcaacacgcAGCCTCGACCACGCCAGTGCCAATTAACAGCTGCCCCACGCCCACAGGACACAGCCCcctcagcagcaacagcaacaacaaccagagcggcaacaacaacaatagcagcagcagcaacctcAACTCCGGCTGCAACACATTaacagctgctgctgttgctgctgctgcggctgctgctggtgtggCAGCTCCATCGGCAGCAACAGCCACCTCAGTGGCCACCTCGCAATTAGGCggagctgttgctgctgccattgctgccgctgctgctgctgccgctgcgacgacagcaacaacatcgTCGGCCCCCGCGGCAacaggaaacggaaatggcaatggcaacggCAATGCCAATGGAGCTGCAGCCTCGGCAGCGGCGGCATCCAAATTGTCTGCCGATTGTAGTGGACGCACAG TGGGCCACATCAAGTGCGAGAAGAACTTCGAGCTGTGCGAGGGCTGTGGCCAGAAGATCCACGACCGCTTCCTGATGAACGTGGGCGAGGCCAACTGGCACGAGCAGTGCCTGGCCTGCTGCTACTGCGGCATGCAGCTGCACCACACGTGCTACGTGCGCAACTCGAAGCTCTACTGCAAGATGGACTACGACCGGCTGTTCGGGGTCAagtgctcctcctgctgccaCGCCATCCTGCCGCAGGAGCTGGTGATGCGGCCCATCCCGAACTTCGTCTTCCACCTGCCGTGCTTCGTGTGCTACGCCTGCCGTTTGCCACTGCAAAAGGGCGAGCAGTTCCTCCTGCGGGATGGCCAACTCTTCTGCTATCGCCACGATCTCGAGAAGGAGATGTTCCtggctgccgccgctgcccaGCACTGTGGATTCGTCGGGCTGGATGAGGAGGATCTGCTGAGGCCAAGAGATGGCCGGAGGGGTCCGAAGCGTCCTCGCACCATCCTCACCTCGCAGCAACGCAAACAGTTCAAGGCCTCCTTCGATCAGTCGCCGAAACCGTGTCGCAAGGTCCGCGAAGCCCTGGCCAAGGACACGGGTCTCTCGGTCCGTGTGGTCCAGGTGTGGTTCCAAAATCAGCGCGCCAAGATGAAGAAGATCCAGCGCAAGGCCAAGCAGAACGGTGGCTCCGGCGGAGGCTCAGGCAGTGGGCGCGGCACCGGTGGCAACTCGAGCGCCACCGATGACAAGGACGCCAACGAGAAGGAGGACAAGTGCGTCAAGCAGGAGCTGGGCGGAGACAGCTCGGGCTACCTGGGCGGATTGGACAGCACCTTCGCCAGCCAGCCACTCAATCCCAACTTGCCCTTCTCACCGGATG acTATCCGGCCAACTCGAATGACAGCTTCTGCAGCTCGGATCTCTCGCTGGATGGGAGCAACTTTGACCAGCTGGACGACGATGCGGACTCGCTGTCCCTGAACAATCTGGAGCTGCAGTCGACCAGCTCGTCGGGTAACCAACATTCGCACTCCCATTCCCACTCGAATCCCCACGACATGCTGGCCAACCTCAACAACAGCCTGATAAACCCCATCGACAAGCTGTATCTCATGCAGAACTCGTACTTCAGCTCTGAACATTAG
- the LOC108034659 gene encoding U6 snRNA-associated Sm-like protein LSm2: MLFYSFFKSLVGKEVVVELKNDLSICGTLHSVDQYLNIKLTDISVTDPDKYPHMLSVKNCFIRGSVVRYVQLPGDEVDTQLLQDAARKEAVVSTR, encoded by the exons atg CTCTTCTACTCGTTCTTCAAGTCGCTGGTGGGCAAAGAAGTTGTCGTGGAACTGAAAAACGACCTTAG CATATGTGGCACGCTGCACTCGGTGGACCAGTATCTGAACATCAAGCTGACGGACATCAGTGTCACGGACCCGGACAAGTACCCGCACATGCTGAGCGTCAAGAACTGCTTCATCCGGGGCTCCGTGGTGCGCTACGTGCAACTTCCGGGCGACGAGGTGGACACCCAGTTGCTGCAGGATGCGGCGCGGAAAGAGGCTGTTGTGAGCACGAGATAG
- the LOC108035475 gene encoding gonadotropin-releasing hormone receptor, producing the protein MEAEWSSDNQSASFGRLPTVPSPSMDLEADNEVASNWSTLANLTRLVTGVSPDIINYTLNMMDLSVVVATDITNLSVGTTPLPAFAISNSSSLAHTNTRHEAPPIAEQVPEHVMDHAPQLSRSGLLKVYVLAVMALFSLLGNLLTIWNIYKTRISRRNSRHTWSAIYSLMFHLSIADVLVTWFCIIGEAAWCYTVQWLANELTCKLVKLFQMFSLYLSTYVLVLIGVDRWIAVKYPMKSLNMAKRCHRLLGGTYILSLVLSLPQFFIFHVARGPFVEEFYQCVTHGFYTADWQEQMYATFTLVFTFLLPLCILFGTYMSTFRTISSSEKMFQGSKLANYSTAKLPTQTNRQRLIHKAKMKSLRISVVIIIAFLICWTPYYVMMIMFMFLNPDKRLGDDLQDAIFFFGMSNSLVNPLIYGAFHLCPGKGGKSTGGGGNNNAYSLNRGDSQRTPSMLTAVTQVDGTGGSSRQMRAFRQQSYYRSSSNGTGGSAGGAPFKEQVSLLHVGPGTGPPGGSVSSSATPQLLRKGSALLARHPSCLREQEHQQRLLLQEKPSTVVLSYDSQRGGVGVGVASGLLDNNERVSSV; encoded by the exons ATGGAGGCCGAATGGAGCTCGGATAACCAGTCCGCCTCCTTTGGCCGCCTGCCCACTGTGCCCAGTCCTTCAATGGACTTGGAGGCTGATAACGAGGTGGCCAGCAACTGGTCCACCTTGGCCAACTTGACCCGCCTCGTGACCGGCGTTTCTCCGGATATCATCAACTACACGCTCAATATGATGGATCTGAGTGTGGTCGTGGCCACGGATATAACCAATCTGAGTGTGGGCACCACGCCCCTTCCCGCCTTTGCGATCTCCAACAGCTCCTCGCTGGCGCACACGAATACCCGCCATGAGGCACCACCGATTGCGGAGCAGGTGCCCGAGCACGTGATGGACCACGCACCTCAGCTATCCCGTTCCGGGCTGCTTAAGGTGTACGTCCTGGCCGTGATGGCGCTGTTCTCGCTGCTCGGCAACCTGCTGACCATCTGGAATATCTACAAGACCCGCATTTCGAGACGGAACTCCAGGCACACGTGGAGCGCCATCTACTCGCTGATGTTCCACCTTTCGATCGCCGACGTCCTGGTCACCTGGTTCTGCATCATCGGCGAGGCGGCCTGGTGCTACACCGTCCAGTGGCTGGCCAACGAGCTCACCTGCAAGCTGGTGAAGCTCTTCCAGATGTTCAGCCTCTACCTGAGCACCTACGTCCTGGTGCTCATCGGAGTGGACCGGTGGATAGCGGTCAAGTACCCGATGAAGTCGCTCAACATGGCCAAGAGGTGCCATCGCCTGCTCGGAGGAACCTACATCCTGTCGCTGGTGCTCAGCTTGCCACAG TTCTTCATATTCCACGTGGCCCGAGGACCTTTCGTGGAGGAGTTCTACCAGTGCGTCACCCACGGATTCTACACGGCGGACTGGCAGGAGCAGATGTACGCCACCTTCACGCTGGTCTTCACCTTCCTGCTGCCCCTGTGCATCCTGTTCGGCACCTACATGTCTACGTTTAGGACCATTTCAA GCAGCGAAAAGATGTTCCAGGGCTCGAAGCTGGCCAACTATTCCACCGCCAAGCTGCCAACGCAGACGAACCGCCAGCGGCTGATACACAAGGCCAAAATGAAGTCGCTTCGCATTTCGGTGGTAATCATCATAGCCTTCCTCATCTGCTGGACTCCCTACTACGTCATGATGATTATGTTCATGTTCCTCAATCCCGACAAAAGG CTGGGCGACGATCTGCAGGACGCCATCTTCTTCTTCGGCATGTCCAACAGCCTGGTCAACCCGCTCATCTACGGAGCCTTCCACCTGTGTCCCGGCAAGGGAGGCAAGTCcactggcggcggcggcaacaacaacgcctaCAGCCTCAACAG GGGCGACTCGCAGCGCACTCCCTCCATGCTGACGGCGGTGACGCAGGTGGACGGCACAGGTGGCAGTTCCCGCCAGATGCGGGCCTTCCGCCAACAGAGCTACTACCGCAGCTCCAGCAACGGCACAGGCGGATCCGCTGGCGGCGCTCCCTTCAAGGAGCAGGTGAGCCTGCTGCATGTGGGTCCTGGCACAGGTCCTCCCGGAGGCTCCGTGTCCAGCAGTGCCACTCCGCAGCTGCTGAGGAAGGGATCCGCCCTCCTGGCCCGTCATCCCAGCTGCCTGCGGGAGCAGGAGCATCAGCAGCGGCTCCTGCTGCAGGAGAAGCCCTCGACCGTGGTCCTAAGCTACGACAGCCAAAGGggcggcgtgggcgtgggcgtggccagcGGGCTGTTGGACAACAACGAGCGGGTGTCCAGCGTTTGA